Genomic DNA from Shouchella patagoniensis:
ACCTGATACGTCTTTCACGTTATGAACAACAACGAATGCATGAGGATCAACTCCCTGGATTAATTGTTTCAAAGAAAAGAGTCGGTGTGAACGAACAACAATGTAAATAACTTCACGTTGTTCACGTGTATAGCCACCATAGCCATCAAAAATAGTAGCACTTGAGGTCATTTGTTCTAGTACCAGTTTAGAAATCTCCTGTCCTTTGGGAGAGATAATTGTAACTGCTTTTTTTGCGTCAAATCCTTCTAGAACATAATCGGTTACTTTCTTTCCAATATAGAGTGCAATGATCGTGTACATTGTATTAATTGGACCAATAATAAATACGCCAAAAACAACGATAATTGAATCAAGAATAAAGTTGGTACCAGTAAGTTCCCATCCAAATCGATGATTTAACATTCTAGCAATGATAGATGTCCCACCGGTAGAGCTACCAGCTCTAAATATGAAACCAAAGCCTA
This window encodes:
- a CDS encoding YitT family protein, with translation MKDYIYITIGTLLFSLSITLFAMPNNLAEGGIVGLSLLLYFSIGLSPALVTFIFNALLLAIGFKLLPRHMVYKSIINVPLLSFFIYLTEGYGQTIEDTLLAAIFAGLLTGVGFGFIFRAGSSTGGTSIIARMLNHRFGWELTGTNFILDSIIVVFGVFIIGPINTMYTIIALYIGKKVTDYVLEGFDAKKAVTIISPKGQEISKLVLEQMTSSATIFDGYGGYTREQREVIYIVVRSHRLFSLKQLIQGVDPHAFVVVHNVKDVSGGTFFVTQHDHPLDPTTVPDFEQKTESKR